Genomic DNA from Nitrospira sp.:
TCTGCATGCCAGACCAGCATGCCTGTATTCAGGAGATACGCAATTTCCAACGTGTCCGGTTGAATCGACAAGGGTGAGTTGATACCACGGCAGGTGACGATCATTTGAATCGGCAGTCTGGCTCCGGCCCACATCGGGAAGTTTTCCATTGCCCGCATGGTGCCTGGACCAGCCGTCGTTGTGAATACTCTCGCTCCGCCGAATGCCGCCCCTGCACATTGAGACATGACGGCAAATTCACTTTCGCCCCGGAAATAATCCCCGATGTACCCCTCGGCAAATAGCTCGCCGATGAGGGCTGCCGCTTCGCTTTGCGGGGTAATGGGGTAGGCAATCATGACATCGCAGCTGGCACGTCGGATGGCTTCTTTGATGACCTCGCTTCCCGTATAGAAGGAAGGCTTGCGAGGGGCCTCATTCAGCATTTTCCAAGGATCTGTGTAGGTCTGGCCCTTTTTATTTTGTGTCCCGATGTGGGATTTCGTTTCCGCCATGGACGCGGCCTCCTTTCAATCGTTGTCAGTGCTTCAAATGGTTAATTCGAAGCGCCGGTCTTGGCTGCTGCCAGCCTTGGTTTAACGGTCCCTTTTAATTTGCGGATCCACTCGCCCAGTTTCAGGATTTTTTCGACGCTCGCATCTCTGAATGACAGCATGGCGTCTTCGTGTCCGGCTTGTGCGCACATCGCAACAGTGTAGCAAGAGGTACCGCCGCGGATGATTTTCAGGGACAAGTTTGCCTGATGGCAGTGCACCCCGATAAACATGCAGCAGTCAATCTTGTTATGCCAGATCGTGAGGTTGGGATGATTCGGGTTAATTTCGACTTCGGGGTTGATCTTGGGATACTTCGGACGATAGTCCGGCATGGGGATCAGCATCGGCTTTTGGCCGGGCTGTACGCATTCCTTCAATGTTTCGTAAAGGCTTCGAACTGCCGCGGCTTTTTTTGCGGCTTTTTCATTCCATGCCCACAGAACGAGCGGGCCAGGGAAAATGGTTGGAACTTGTGCCATCAGGAACTGGCGTGCTGCCTCTTCGTAGGCTTTTTCTTCCGGAACGATCACGCCATTGATATGAGCCTCGCCAGGGTTGGGAAGATAAATTCCCATCGAGGCTGCGGCCGGGGGCAGGAAGTGTTCTGGGCCTGGTAACACGCGATACTGAGTCATTCGAACCTGCTCTCTTTTTGGGGTTAACAAACTTGGAGAAGGGACACCATCGGTTAAAGCGTGGGGTCAACGCACTCTATGCTTCCTCGATGTTTTTCTGCAACACAGCAGAAGGCCCACTTTGGGGAAATTTAGGGCCAGCGCGTATGAAGGCACTTAGGTCTTTTGAACTACAGAAGTCAAGCCCGCAGAAACATTGCTAAGTACGCATTATAGGTGGCAATCTTTGAAGTTGTCAATCGAGGCACCGCACAGATTGCCACATCATTGTCGCCGTTGTAGCGAGTGCGCGTGAGTCATCACCAGAGTGAGAAAATAAGGCGGGTGCTTGCCATGTAGATGATCCTGCCAGGGAACTTCGATTAGGTCGAGGAAGGTGGAGCAGGCAACACCTGATGAAAGGGATGAACCTCAACTCGTTCAAAAATACCGTGGACTGTATAGGGATCTTCGGCGGCAAACTGTTTGGCTTCTTCAAGCGAGGAAGCCTCAATGATGATCAGGCTGCCGGCTTGATCTGTGAACGGTCCCGCCAGCAATACTTTGCCTTGGCGATTGAGGGGCTCTAAGTTGGCAAGGTGTGCAGGGCGGTGGATTTTTCGCTTGGCTTGACCGTCAGGCCCATCAAAACCAAGAATAACGAATTTCATCACGACTCAATCGTCCCTTCCTGAGGCAGCGGCTCCGTCCAGCGGGTGGCGATCTTTATAGCCGCAGGAGGTCTCGTGCCACCACCGGATTTCGTCCTCGCCGTATTTCCAGCAGAGATACACAATGCGGCCTTCATGCTGATAGGGAAAGTCACACAGGCCTAGGTCGACGTC
This window encodes:
- a CDS encoding carbon monoxide dehydrogenase; the protein is MTQYRVLPGPEHFLPPAAASMGIYLPNPGEAHINGVIVPEEKAYEEAARQFLMAQVPTIFPGPLVLWAWNEKAAKKAAAVRSLYETLKECVQPGQKPMLIPMPDYRPKYPKINPEVEINPNHPNLTIWHNKIDCCMFIGVHCHQANLSLKIIRGGTSCYTVAMCAQAGHEDAMLSFRDASVEKILKLGEWIRKLKGTVKPRLAAAKTGASN
- a CDS encoding YciI family protein, whose translation is MKFVILGFDGPDGQAKRKIHRPAHLANLEPLNRQGKVLLAGPFTDQAGSLIIIEASSLEEAKQFAAEDPYTVHGIFERVEVHPFHQVLPAPPSST